The Chryseobacterium glaciei DNA window AATACATCGCCAATTGTCTTGGAAGAGCGATCTCTCTTTTTCTTGTTTTAGATAAAAGCTGCTCTCTTTTGATTCCGAAATAATCACATACAACATCCTGAATATAAGGAATATTGATAATTTTCTTCTGGTTTGCAGCAATCTTATTAATTGTATCTTTTAATAATTCAAGGCTTAATTCAGATTTGTAAATCGTAGAATAAGCAATTACAGAATTAATAACTCCGATAAGCTCTCTAACGTTGGTTTTAGCTTCAGCAGCAAGGAAATCCAACATATCTTCTGTAAGAACAATCCCGTCTCTGCTTAATTTATCAACAATAATTTTCTTACGTGTCTGTAAATCCGGAGATTTTATTTCTGCAGAAAGTCCCCATTTGAAACGGGAAACAATTCTGTCCTGAATATCCATAATATCAACAGGAGCCTTATCAGAAGTAAGGATAATCTGTTTTCCATTTTGATGTAAATAGTCAAAAATGTGGAAGAAACTATCCTGAGTAGCAGATTTTCCAGAAAGGAACTGAATATCATCAATAATCAGAACATCCACCATCTGATAGAAGTTTGCAAATTCCGTTTGTTTGTGCGCTTTTGCCGCTGAAATAAACTGTTGAATGAATTTTTCAGAAGACAAATAAAGAACTACTTTATCAGGAAACTGACTTTTAACTTCAAGACCAACCGCCTGTCCTAAGTGCGTTTTCCCAACTCCATAACCTCCGTATAAAAACAAAGGGTTGAAAGCCGTTGCACCAGGTCTTTTTGCGATAGATCTTGCTACCGTTGCAGCAAATTTGTTACTTTCTCCTTCAACATAATTATCGAAAGAAAAATCAGCTTTTAAGTTAGAGTCAATGTTAATTTTCTTGATTCCAGGAACTACGAAAGGGTTTACAATATTCGAAGAAAAACCTTGAGGCATTGTTTCCTGCATTTTCGGAGTAGGAACGCTTTTCCCTTTCATATTCATTGTAACAGGCTTTTCTAAACCATTTGGTTTATTTTCCATTACAGAATACCATAATTTTACTCCTTTACCTATATTTTTTTTCAGGGCAGCAGAAAGTAAGGATAGGTAATTATCCTCAATATATTCCTTGTAAAAATCACTCGGAACCATCAATGTAAGGTTATTATCAACCAATGAAATTGGCTGCACCTTATCAAATAATAAGTCGAAAGATTTCTCAAGTTTTTTTAGATCAGAACTATCTTCAGCTGCGTTAAGATTGTCACGCATAAACTGAAGGCACCTCTGCCATATCATCATTAAATTGTCATCCATTTTTATGCCCCGATTAATTCTTGGTTAGTACTTTTTTTAGAAGGAAGACAAAGGTCGAATTTTTTATCTGATAAAAAAATTTTGGAGGTATTGATTATTTAAAAATATATTTGTATGTATAATTAAGCATTAAACATGATACATACAACACACACAATACGAGTGCGTTACGGAGAGACAGACCCTATGAAATACGTCTATTACGGTAACTACGCAGAATACTTTGAAATTGGCAGAGTTGAACTTTTCCGAAGCATAGGAATGTCATATGATGAGATTGAAAACCAGGGAATTTGGCTCCCCGTTTCGGAGTATAAAATTAAGTATTTGAAGCCTGCTTTGTATGATCAAGAATTAGAAATTCATACCTTCATAAAAAAAATTCCAGGGGTGAAAATTGAATTTTTTTACGAAATTTACAATGCGGAGCATATTAAAATCACCGAGGCGTCTACCACTTTATTCTTTTTAGATGCAAAAATGAATAAAATTATCAAGTGCCCGGATGCTCTTATGAAACTGATTGAAGAAAACTGGAAACCGTAGAATTTAGTTTAGGGTTTAGTAAAAACTTCGGGTTTAAATTTTTATTGCCATATTTGAACTTTGATTCAAAGAAATATAGAATTTAATTTATAAAAATATGATGAAGATTGCATTTTTGGGTCCCCATGCGAGTTTCACACAGCTTGCAACTGCTCAATTATTTCCAAATGAAGAACTTTTACCACAGGCTAACATTTTAGACTGTTTCAATGCAGTTGAAAAAGGGGAAGTAGACAAAGCGGTTGTTCCGTTAGAAAATTCAATTGAGGGTACAGTTTCTATGACGTTGGATTATTTATATAAGACCTCTTCGATAAAAATTGAAGCAGAAGCTGTAATGCCGATTGCTCACCATTTGATGATTCACCCTGACAATAACGCTAATGAAATCGAGAAAATTTATTCTCACCCACAAGCGTTGGCTCAGAGTTTTCATTTTTTGGACACGAATTATAAAGAGGTGCAAAGACAGGATTTTTCTTCCACTGCTGCAGCTGCAAAATATATTTCTGAACATCCTGAGCTTAAAAGAGCGGCAGTTGCCAATCAGTTTGCAGCCAATTTGTATGGATTGAAAATTATTAATCGAAATATTCAGGATTTTGAACAAAATCATACCCGATTTATTATAATATCAAAAGAACAGAATATTTACAATAATAATCAACTTGAAGTTATTGGCGAAAAATCAGGATTACTGATTACCTTGCCGGAAGATCATGCTGGAGGCCTGCATCAGGTATTGTCTGTTTTTGCATGGAGAAAAATGAATTTAAGCAAAATAGAATCCAGAACGTTAAAAACAGGTCTTGGAAATTATTTCTTCTTCATTAATGTTGCCGGAAAATGGGATGCCATCTTACACAAAAATGCACTGGAAGAATTAAAATCAATTAACGCAAATGTAGATTTTCTGGGAAATTATAAAGAATTTCTTCTGAAGAGTTAAAGTCATAAATTTTCTCATTTATAAGCAATACTGTCATATTTCATGACAGTATTATTTTTTTTCAATTAAAATAATTAACCATTTAGTGATTTATTAATTAAATTTTTTCAACCTAAAATAGAAATTCTATTTTTCACATTCGCATTAATAACCTAATTACATGTAATTTTTAAACAAAAACTAAACATATGATTAAAAATATTTTATTAATTACAAATTAACATTAAAAAATACCTAATTACGCGGGCATGATTTTTGCTTTAGAAAAGTTGAAAACTAACTGATTTAACCATAACTAATTAAATTTTTTAACATGAAAACTAAAATTTGTAGTGCAATTTTATCCTTAATTGCAATTAATGCTTTTTCACAAGTCGGAATCGGAACTCCAAATCCTTCAGCAATGCTCGATGTAAACGGGACAATGAAGCTAAGGTCTACTCCTGTTGCTCCAGCCCTCCCGGGATATCAAATTTTGGCATTAAACCAAAATAGTGGCGGTGACTTTCAGGTTGCTCAGGTAAACCCTCAGCTCATTATTGATGCAGCAGTGAATGCAATCAATACAACAAATGCTAATACAAGTGTATATTCTGCTAAGAAAACTGCAGGTATTAATTTATTAAGCTTATCTCTTTTCCCAAGTGGATTTAGAGCCGTAAATTTTCTACAGGCAGAGAGAACTTTAGGAACTGAATCATTATTCTCTGACACGGATAACACTTATACCATTCCTACAAGTGGTGTGTATGCAATTGGATTTTCTTTCCGATACGGAACAGGACTTCAGGCTGCTATTTTATCAAACTCTCCAGGAGTCGGAATTTTAAGAACACGCTCTGGAGTTGCAACTCTTATAGACAGCAGAACCTTCAGTGGAGCAAATCTTCTTTTATTAAGCTTAACGATCTCAGAAGCAAGTTTAAACTCTCTTTACACACTGCAAAGTGGTGATAAGATCTCGTTTGGACTTACAGGATCTTCTTTGCTTGATGTTGGGTTATTAGGCTCTAGTACAGGTTCTTTTTATATCTATAAAGTATCGAACTAAAATTTTACTTTCTTTAATCACTCTATAAAATTAGTCCATCGTACATTTTGTGCGATGGATTAATTCTTTGTAACGTCCCCGAATTTTCTATATTTGATAAATAAAACGACAAATGGAAAATTCCCTGTTCATCATATTAATCTTCGTCTTCTTTTTTGCATATTATACGCTTAATAAAAAAATCAGTCATCTTGAAAATGAAATCTCTGAGCTTAGAAAAAAGGCAACTAAAAACGCACAATTAACTGAAATTAAAGAAGAAAGAATAGATCCTGAAGTAAAATTTACTTTAAGTGAAGACATTCAGGAAGTTCAGCCGATAAAACAACAACCTCCCGTTTCCAAAGAAACTCCTCCTCAAAAAGATTGGATTGCTCCGATTTTTGATTTTTTGAAACAAAACATACTGACAATCATTGGAATTTTCACTTTGGTTCTGGGAATCGGTTATTTTGTAAAGTATGCGATTGATAAAAACTGGATCGGAGAAACTTCAAGAGCAGGAATTGGTTTCTTAATCGGTGGCGGAATTATGCTGACTGCCCATTTTTTAAGGAAAAATTACGCTGTATTTTCATCAATTATTACGGGTGGCGGAATTGCAATTTTATATTTCACAACAACTATTGCTTTCAGAGAATATCATTTGTTTACACAGAATCTCGCCTTTATCATAACTTGTATTATCACACTGATTTCCATACTTCTATCCTATTATTACAAGAGTGAAACGTTAATTATTTTCTCATTATTTGGCGGATTTTTGGCACCGTTAATGATCAGTACCGGACAAAGCAATTACCCTTTCCTCTTCACTTACATCATGGTTTTAAACATCGGAATGCTCACCATTGCATTTCTAAAACATTGGAAAAGTGTGGGTTGGATCGCATTTATTTTTACTAATATTTATCTTTTTTATTGGGCTGTAGAAAAACCAGAAATTTTAAGCATCTATTTTTATATTATTGCTTATATAATTTTCTACGCATTTGCTTTGCAGAGTTATATCAAGAAGAATGTACTTTCTACTTATGATATTTTAATGCTTGTATTGATTAATTTCTCAAGTATTATTGGTATCGTGTATATTTTCAATGAATTAGAATATGAACCAGTTATAATATTTCCAATTATTTTTGCTTTAATTAACAGCTTATTATTACTCAAAGAATACAATAAAAAAGACTTTGGAATCAGTTATTCTGTTTTTACAGGAATTACAGTAAGCCTTGTTACCATTGCGTTTGCGTTGCAGTTTAAGACCCATTTAATCACCACAGTTTGGGCTATTGAAGCAACGTTACTTTTATTTATCTGGAAAAAAACCAGTCTCAATATTTTCAAACTTTGTTTTTATGTTTTGTTCCCTTTGGTTATTGTAACTCAAATGGTTACTTGGGCTGAATATTATACTGCGAAGAATCTCAATATTGTCTTCAATCCTGTATTTTTAACGAGTTCAGTTACCGTAATCACAACTCTTGCGAACTTGATTTTGCTAAAAAAACTCCCGGAAACTCAAAAACAAGACAACAGTTTTTTTGAATACACCTTTAAAATTTTAAGCTTTGGAGTGATTTACGTTGCTCTGTTATTGGAAATTATTTATCATATTTCTGAAAAACCTTGGTCGTTCATTTTCAGTATCGGACTGTTATTCAGTGTATATTATCTTTTTATTATTTTATTGTTCCGCAAAAAATTAGATATCAATAAAGATTTTGAAACTGGACTTATTTATATCTTTTTGTTTCTGTTAATGTTGAATGTTTCATTTTCCGCATCAGGAATTGTGACGTCTATTTTAGTAAAGAAAATTGATATTAATTTTTATGCTGTACACCTACTCTATTGGATTCCATTTATTTATACACTTTGGAAAATATTACCAGAATCAGATTTTTTCAAAAAAGAAATTGCGTATTGGTTTGTATCTATTACGCTTATTACCGTAATCAGCTGTGAATTGTATCATTTATATATTCTGGCTAATACGTCTGACATTTTGACAGTATGGAAGTTTGAAAAACATTTCAGTATTTTATATTTGCCAATAATTTGGGCAGTTCTTGCAAGTATTTTTATTTATTTGGGTTTAAAGAAAAACATTTCAGAACTCAACAAAGTTGGTTTTGCTCTTCTTGGTTTAATGATTTTAAAACTATACGCTTATGATGTTTGGCAAATGGATAACGTTTCAAGAATTATTGCTTTTATTATTTTAGGTGTCATTTTATTACTAAGCTCTTTTATGTTTCAGCGATTAAAAAATATCATTAAAAATCTAGTTGATAAAAAAGATGAAACAATTGAAAATGACAATCCGGAAATGCAATAAAAGCTCTTATTGATAGTTAATTTTTAATTTAACCTAAAAATTCATTCACATTTTATAAAAAATACTTATATTTATCAAGTTTTTAACAGTTACATATTCCATAAACTATGAAAAAATTACTCTACTCTTTATTAATATTTGCTTCAGCAAGTTTATTTGCTCAGAAAAATACATCTACAAAATTTGCAATTGCCAATGACGTTGTAGGATCTGTAGAAATGTTCGCCACTAAAGGCAACATGCTCCAAGGTAAAGGTATTCCAAGAACAAAAGCTGCATTACCTCAAAACCTTAAAAAATATGCTGATCTTGCAGATAACGGACTTGTAGAATATAAGTTTATCAAAGGTTACGAAGGTTTAGACAGACTTACAGTAGCTCAAATCAATGAGATGGACAGTCTTCCAAAAGAAACACCGGTTTTCATCGATGGTTATGAGTTTAAAAATCCTGAAACTAAGGTTTACGCAGAAATACTGAACAACAAACAGATCAAAGAAGAGAACGGTAAAAAATTCTTAACTTTTACAACTAAAGCGAAATAATTTTATTATTCAAAATATAAAAGGATACTCAGTGAGTATCCTTTTTTTAATATTTATCATTCCATTTTTTCTTGAGCTCATCGTAGATTTTCTTTTCAGTTGCATTATTTCCGGGCTCGTACAATTTCAAACTTCTGATTTCCTGTGGCAGAAAATCCTGATCCACAAAATTGCCTTCATAAGAATGGGCGTATTTATATTCTTTGCCGTAATCCATATCTTTCATCAGCTTTGTCGGCGCATTTCTGAGATGTAGAGGAACAGGCAGGTTTCCGGTTTGCTTTACCAATGCCAAAGCATCATTAATAGCCATATACGCTGAATTACTTTTCGGAGAAACGGCCAGATAAATCGCTGTTTCACTCAAAATAATTCTCGCTTCCGGATTTCCTATAACGTTAATCGCCTGAAAGCAATTATTGGCGATCATTAAAGCAGTAGGATTCGCTAAACCAATATCTTCAGCAGCCAAAATCAACATTCTTCTGGCAATAAATTTAATATCCTCACCTCCCGCGATCATTCTTGCCAGCCAATAAACAGCCCCATTCGGATCACTTCCGCGCATAGATTTAATGAATGCCGAAATAATATCATAATGCTGTTCACCATTTTTATCATACAAAGCCATTGTTTCCTGAAGAACTTCAAGAACATCAGAATTAATGATTTCGTTGGTATCAGAATTTTTATATTGATTTAAGACAAGCTCC harbors:
- a CDS encoding acyl-CoA thioesterase — encoded protein: MIHTTHTIRVRYGETDPMKYVYYGNYAEYFEIGRVELFRSIGMSYDEIENQGIWLPVSEYKIKYLKPALYDQELEIHTFIKKIPGVKIEFFYEIYNAEHIKITEASTTLFFLDAKMNKIIKCPDALMKLIEENWKP
- the pheA gene encoding prephenate dehydratase; the protein is MKIAFLGPHASFTQLATAQLFPNEELLPQANILDCFNAVEKGEVDKAVVPLENSIEGTVSMTLDYLYKTSSIKIEAEAVMPIAHHLMIHPDNNANEIEKIYSHPQALAQSFHFLDTNYKEVQRQDFSSTAAAAKYISEHPELKRAAVANQFAANLYGLKIINRNIQDFEQNHTRFIIISKEQNIYNNNQLEVIGEKSGLLITLPEDHAGGLHQVLSVFAWRKMNLSKIESRTLKTGLGNYFFFINVAGKWDAILHKNALEELKSINANVDFLGNYKEFLLKS
- a CDS encoding DUF2339 domain-containing protein codes for the protein MENSLFIILIFVFFFAYYTLNKKISHLENEISELRKKATKNAQLTEIKEERIDPEVKFTLSEDIQEVQPIKQQPPVSKETPPQKDWIAPIFDFLKQNILTIIGIFTLVLGIGYFVKYAIDKNWIGETSRAGIGFLIGGGIMLTAHFLRKNYAVFSSIITGGGIAILYFTTTIAFREYHLFTQNLAFIITCIITLISILLSYYYKSETLIIFSLFGGFLAPLMISTGQSNYPFLFTYIMVLNIGMLTIAFLKHWKSVGWIAFIFTNIYLFYWAVEKPEILSIYFYIIAYIIFYAFALQSYIKKNVLSTYDILMLVLINFSSIIGIVYIFNELEYEPVIIFPIIFALINSLLLLKEYNKKDFGISYSVFTGITVSLVTIAFALQFKTHLITTVWAIEATLLLFIWKKTSLNIFKLCFYVLFPLVIVTQMVTWAEYYTAKNLNIVFNPVFLTSSVTVITTLANLILLKKLPETQKQDNSFFEYTFKILSFGVIYVALLLEIIYHISEKPWSFIFSIGLLFSVYYLFIILLFRKKLDINKDFETGLIYIFLFLLMLNVSFSASGIVTSILVKKIDINFYAVHLLYWIPFIYTLWKILPESDFFKKEIAYWFVSITLITVISCELYHLYILANTSDILTVWKFEKHFSILYLPIIWAVLASIFIYLGLKKNISELNKVGFALLGLMILKLYAYDVWQMDNVSRIIAFIILGVILLLSSFMFQRLKNIIKNLVDKKDETIENDNPEMQ
- the dnaA gene encoding chromosomal replication initiator protein DnaA — its product is MDDNLMMIWQRCLQFMRDNLNAAEDSSDLKKLEKSFDLLFDKVQPISLVDNNLTLMVPSDFYKEYIEDNYLSLLSAALKKNIGKGVKLWYSVMENKPNGLEKPVTMNMKGKSVPTPKMQETMPQGFSSNIVNPFVVPGIKKINIDSNLKADFSFDNYVEGESNKFAATVARSIAKRPGATAFNPLFLYGGYGVGKTHLGQAVGLEVKSQFPDKVVLYLSSEKFIQQFISAAKAHKQTEFANFYQMVDVLIIDDIQFLSGKSATQDSFFHIFDYLHQNGKQIILTSDKAPVDIMDIQDRIVSRFKWGLSAEIKSPDLQTRKKIIVDKLSRDGIVLTEDMLDFLAAEAKTNVRELIGVINSVIAYSTIYKSELSLELLKDTINKIAANQKKIINIPYIQDVVCDYFGIKREQLLSKTRKREIALPRQLAMYFAKELTNATFTKIGEEMGGKDHSTVMYACDTIKDVSKIDKEVKKYVKDLAERIKH
- a CDS encoding replication-associated recombination protein A, with amino-acid sequence MNQNIPLAEKLRPKTLDDVLGQEHLTGEKGTIRKMIENNALNSLIFWGPPGTGKTTLAEIISEKSGRTFYKLSAVSSGVKDVRDIIDEAKNQNLFSGKSPILFIDEIHRFNKSQQDSLLHAVEKGWIVLIGATTENPSFEVVSALLSRSQVYVLKALSYEKLEELVDISSERFNKEENTDFKILEKEALIQYSGGDARKLINSVELVLNQYKNSDTNEIINSDVLEVLQETMALYDKNGEQHYDIISAFIKSMRGSDPNGAVYWLARMIAGGEDIKFIARRMLILAAEDIGLANPTALMIANNCFQAINVIGNPEARIILSETAIYLAVSPKSNSAYMAINDALALVKQTGNLPVPLHLRNAPTKLMKDMDYGKEYKYAHSYEGNFVDQDFLPQEIRSLKLYEPGNNATEKKIYDELKKKWNDKY